The DNA segment TAATCCAATATATCAGAACCACCTCAtaaatgtgtctgatgtgtCTTCCCCTGATGTGACTCCTGGAGTTTATAGGAGGCGATTCTTCTCCGACTCTCTGAGGACTGCCcgagtgtccttgagcaaacgGTTCAGCTCTTACTCTCATTTATCAGAGTAACACGAGAAGGACGGGACTTACAACCACACTTACATTAATTATCTTAGtttataattttcattatttatttgagaCTCCAGTTCAACCTGAAGGACTCGTTCAGCTGAGCTTCTGTTAGAGCAGTTAAATCATTCTAATCATTCAAACTCATGTACTCAAACTGTTtgacaacattttcatttatttacgAAAGATCGACATAttacatatacaaataaaatgatttagtaaaaaatatttgatgataAATAACTTATTTGCAGTTTTATCAGTTCTCTTTTCTTATATAAATACCAATCAGTGAACATCACACAGCCGCTCTGGGTGAACGGTGTTCAGGGAGCTGAGGAACTCCAACAGACTGTGGAACCTGTCAGCAGACGTTCTAATGAACTAGAGGAAGGTTAGAACAaacttatttaaacaaatagaaaacaatatCCAGACTCTCTGATTCATAAATATatgaacaaaatgaaatcaTGAGATACTGCAGCTCTGAGAACACTGTGATGGaaacatgtgtaaatgtgtgattaCTGTAAAGCTGATGTAACCTGATCAGCCAATCACCATCGTGATCCTGACCACTTCCTGTCTACTTCCTGgccacttcctgtctcctcactAAATCTGTCTTTTCACTGGATAGCACGTCATTTAGAAAAGTCAACACATTGTTTAGCATTAGCTTTAGCGGAGGTCATCTGtggccacacacagacatgtgacCCTCCCAGACCAGCAGGGGCAGCATCTCTGATCACCTCTGGTAGGAAACCGCTCTGCTCATTGGCTGAAGTCACACGTTGCTGCTGCCTGTTGCAGGTTCACAGGGTCGGAGCTCGAGGagcctgtgtttcctgtgttggaCCCGATGTTCCTGGTCACAAAGTCGTTTGACTGATGTACAGAATATTTCCTGTTGATGAAAACAGGCAGACACAGAGTTCAGAGGACTGATCTCTGTGAGTGGGTGTGGTTTGATGCGTCTGGACTGAACTGACGGGACTGATGGAGGCGTGAGCTCCACTCAGTGACGAGGGGAGAAGATACAATACTCCGTCCTCTTATAAGAAAGAGATGATGAGAATCAAGttataatattatgaaaataaagaagaaaattgTTTCAGTAAGTAACCACAAAGTAGAACTGGTCCtctctggagtttttctctttctgtgtaaAGTCTCGAACAATCTGATGTTGAGAAAGATTTTTGAATGACTCAGATGTGAccaaactcctcctcctccactaaaGAGACAGTTTCCtttgtgtggttctttcttcacattttgtctGTTGTATCATAATCATCAAATATTTTCCTTCATTGTTGAAGTAATTGCTTTGAATCTCAGATGTGTAAACCTCTGTCTCCTGTGACAGTGAACTCTGACCTTCGTGctcgctgcagcagctcctccttcctctgcagcagcagctgctgtcgCTCCTCGGCCGACGGACAAAACCGTaactccttcttctcctcatcctccacgtcctcctctctctctgcagcctcaccctcttcttcctcgtcctccaggCTCTCACTCTCGTCGTCCTGCTCCGACTCGCCGCTGCCTCCGCCGTCGTCTTCAGGGGGAGGAGTCACCTGTATGAGCGGGTGCACCATAACCTAAAGTACACAGacttgttttttagttttttcattgaTCAAATACGAATTTCCACAGAGAACATGTTCATATTGATATTTGATACTCAGCTCTAGTTTCTGAAGCAGCTGACTAACTGACCAGCGGCAGGGCGGCGGCCTGGACTCGTCCCTCCAGGATATTGTCCGTGGTGACCTCCAGTGATCCAGTGATCTCCAGGTCGTGCAGGATGAGCTGGACGGGAACATGAGGGAACATCTCCTGGATCTGCTGACcctgagagcgagagagagagagagagagagagagagagagagagagagagagagagagagagacacctgAGCTCAATCCTCTGCTGTAACTCTACGATCACTCCTCTGAGCACTGACCATGGCGTTGATCTGAGACGGGGTGGTCGGTGCGATGCCCAGAAAGTTGGTTGTGGCCATGACCTCCACAGAGAAACTGGGCAGCCAGCTGGCGATACGAGACCCTGGGAACCAGACAAGACATGAATGTAAAATATTGATCAGAGAAGACGTTaaacaaagatgtttctgtcatttcaggtcgttcttagtgtttctgatcagtttggtttgaatcagttatttgatgatataaaacaggCAGAGACcccatgattgacagctgactcctgattggccgCGCctgtgtatgggcgggaccttgataccacgtATATAACATCCTTATTTTACCGTCAAAGTGAAAGAAGTGGTTGAGCTGGTTGAGGTGCGGCCGAGTGTCGCCTCCGGCtccagcagccatgttgtctgGGACGGCCTCTCTGGTCTCCACAGGAACTTCACCTCCTTCGCCAATGTCCAGGGACATCCGACATGTTGGACACGATGTGTCCTGCTCCAGCCACGAGCGCAGACATGAGCTGAGGACGCACAAACCATCAGTATTTATCTTTCACTACGCGTGAGTGACTCATGTTGGAGAGAGAATCCCCTTTAATAGACTGTGTCTCAGCGCTGGGATGATTCTCTGCTGGAATTTATTCTGTCATCATTTAAACTCATCATGTTTCctaatggtctttatatatTAATTAGTCAATCCCATCATTATAATGTTTCCCTGTAGCTTTTAGCTCTGTTAACCAACTAATGTAGCTTCAAATTATAATTACCACGTTTCCCAGAGCACATGAAGGCAGCAGCAAACTCAGCATGTACAACACCACCATTCTTCTTGTCCACTGATATTTTTTAATAAGAATTGATGCTGATGAACAAACAACCGACTCTCCACATCTTTTAAAGTCTCACGTAGtctgtgtttcctgcagctggttgcttagtaacagaaactcctctgaaggaggagcagtgaagagtcagagcagggacgacgaggtggaactgttactgacaggaagtgttactgacaggaagtgttactgacaggaagtgttagcgacgctttgtgctcaccgctggtcgtcgagtcacgtgactgatgagaaccaatcaggaagagaacgtgggcGTCTGCGTGATGTGAAGTCACACTTAAGTCTTGTTGACTAATAATATCATACGGTGATATTATGTTAACGTCTCTaaacttcttcctcctcacaataaaaacataagaaCCTGTACTGACCTGTGGAAGAGGTGGCCGCAGGGCAATTTCCGAGCTGAACTCATTACGTCCCAGCAGATGGCGCAGTCGTCATTACCGGCCGCCACTTCGTCTGCAGACGCCACAGGAAACCTGAGAGGTAGAAAACACAACGACAGGTAATGAAATATTGATCTTGTTTGTTCACTCAAACATCTTCTGCTGTTATTTCACTACAACCCCAGGTGTTCCGTGTCTGGCTGTTTCCAGACATGAGTTTCTCACATGTGAGTCTCcacatgtgaagcagcagcagcaggttgtcgggtccgactcgttcaaacaggaacaagtgggaacatccaggcgaggggcggagcctgtagagcagcaggggcggagcctgtagagcagcagggggccggacatgacgtataaactctgctgtggaaagatcagtgttgttgtttacagctcatccacaccggcgtcggccctcatcaccaaaagatctggaacctcctcgtgtttccaagttgacgtcttcgtcttctacgtgtacggctcctcttcttcatcctgagatgtttgtgttcttccagtttcacgtccgtcaccTCTGGCCCTACTGAGATCCAGCCCTGCATGGGTCTCATTTCTCTCCACACGTGATGAACTATCTCAGCTCTCACGAGTGGGCACCTTTACGACTTACCGACCCGACACTGTGATTTTGTTATATTCCAGCGACACTGACCTGGTCTCCATGTTGCGCAGCACCCGCAGGTAGTTGTGGTGGCGGCGGATTCTCTTCTGAACCTCCTGAACGAGGGAGCGGAGCTGCATGAAGATGACCAGACTCGCCATAGACAACCAGATGTTACTGAAGATCTGAGAGcgacaaaacaacaacaaggacTTTACATATGAGAACAAGACAGAAGGATGATGGAGGAAATGTTCAATTCACAAACTTGATAATGAAACACGACTTCATTCAttattctgttgtttctttgtgcTGATCGTGGTGATAATGTGTCGCCCTGTGTTTTGAACCCACTGACCAGCATGTGGATGTGATGCAGCAGGTCGAGGCCCAGTAAGAGCAGCTCCATCAGCAGGTCGGTGTAGTACACGTAGGAGGACTTGTTCTCCCAGCCGCCCTCCTGGTTCACGTCCCACAGGTGGATTGAGTAGCTGCAAGAACAGAAGCGACAAACAGACCCTCATGAAGCCACGTGTCTGGaatacaaacaggaaacagaactcCACTGTTTATGTCACCCACCGAAACATGACGTGTGCCGTCCTGACAGTCACCAACATGCACTGGAACACGAGAGAGAAGATGGTGTTAGGTTGTCTCACAGATCTGCTCGACTGAACCTTCACCACAGtataaaaaagacagagactTTGCAGGTGTCTGAGAAGCAAACCTCTGACGCTGCCTGGGAATGTTGGGTTTCAGGATTTAACCTGCGTTTTAAAAACCATATTCAGGCttcaaacattcaaactcaGCAACGCCAACAGTGACATCTGCTGGTTCGCACATCTCACAGCAGCCTGCACCTCTTTATCAGAGCGGTTTAACATCAGTCGGCTGCGGGACACTGTGATATGACTAAAGAATTAACCTCattgtaatattataataaatagaataaaataaataatatataaataataaaatgattacCCTGGAGCAGGTGGAAATGTTTcccctttttctgtctgttctcttCCAGTGGGAAAACTCACATTTATTACTAGAAAGCTTTAAATGTTAAGCATCTAAAATATAAAGATTTGATCTTCCTCAACTCTTTGAgtattcttttatttgattcttttatctttattcctgttttcctgccttTGGTTTCTCCTCTTTGCAAACTTATTTAACCGTATTtcttcactttgtttgtttatacTGTTTCCATTGTTTTACAGGAAGAACCCGGCGTTTCACCTCCGCAGCCATGAAGCCAGCGGCGTGTCGGCCCCGAGCGCACAGCGAGGCCAGAGCCCCGCAGCTCAACATGAGCaggacgagcagcagcagcacccggGCATGACTGGACAGGGGGGTGGCTGGAGAGAAggacagctgcagacacacacacacacacaccacacacacacagacacacacagacagacagacagacacacacacacacacacacacacacagacagacacacacacacacagacacacacacacacacacacacagacacagacacacacacacacacacagagacagagacacacacacacacacacacacacacacacacacacacacacagacacacagttagtcaaaaccaaacattatataaaatagTTAAAATAACAACGGTGCtaatattcataattattaCTGATAACACTAAActgttgttgtgattctccaAAACCTGATCTGATGTAAAGATGATCAATGACTGTGAATAACAGTGGATGaaagtctccacttccttccactttACAACAATGCAGTGAAAATATCTTTGATTTGAACACGGCCATCTTGGATCACCTGAATGACACTATGACCTGTCCTCTAGCGCCACCCTCAGGACTAACGAAGAACAGTTCAATCTTCTGTAGCGCTTTGGTAAAACAATAATGTGTGAGGTGACGTCTCTGAGTAATTACTCCTTCGAGGACTTCTCTGTCATCATCAGATACTCTGTGGCAGCGTGTGATGACTTACATGTAAAACTTACATATTCAAATCGgtccctgcagagctgcaccaggagatggaggaagacCAGGACCGAGAACCAGAGCCACCACATCACCACCTCGTCCACCGTCTGGACGTTCAGGACGCCGAACACGAAGATGAACTTGTAAAAGATGAAGTTCCAGAACTTGTCCTTCAGTTGctgcaaaaagagaaacaaacttaATCTGGGGTCAGAATTTGTGTAATTCAGATACTTTCTGATCTTTGTGTTTAACTGTCCCTCTAATCTGACTTTGACAGCAAGacgttcacaccttgtttggttgAGAGCTTCAGACTTTTCTGTTCAGTCTGAGcctaaatatcaggtgtgaacggttcctc comes from the Hippoglossus hippoglossus isolate fHipHip1 chromosome 6, fHipHip1.pri, whole genome shotgun sequence genome and includes:
- the amfra gene encoding autocrine motility factor receptor a isoform X1 — its product is MPLWFLERFPWPSLQTYTALSAALLTGTVLSVCSSGSRPQSSPEEESSPPGLSSRDSRVLGGGGQELDSGFGDMAADVLMFLRTDSVLVWVVLNSACCVLLLVARLVQWVVFGPLRVSEKQQLKDKFWNFIFYKFIFVFGVLNVQTVDEVVMWWLWFSVLVFLHLLVQLCRDRFEYLSFSPATPLSSHARVLLLLVLLMLSCGALASLCARGRHAAGFMAAECMLVTVRTAHVMFRYSIHLWDVNQEGGWENKSSYVYYTDLLMELLLLGLDLLHHIHMLIFSNIWLSMASLVIFMQLRSLVQEVQKRIRRHHNYLRVLRNMETRFPVASADEVAAGNDDCAICWDVMSSARKLPCGHLFHSSCLRSWLEQDTSCPTCRMSLDIGEGGEVPVETREAVPDNMAAGAGGDTRPHLNQLNHFFHFDGSRIASWLPSFSVEVMATTNFLGIAPTTPSQINAMGQQIQEMFPHVPVQLILHDLEITGSLEVTTDNILEGRVQAAALPLVMVHPLIQVTPPPEDDGGGSGESEQDDESESLEDEEEEGEAAEREEDVEDEEKKELRFCPSAEERQQLLLQRKEELLQRARRKYSVHQSNDFVTRNIGSNTGNTGSSSSDPVNLQQAAATCDFSQ
- the amfra gene encoding autocrine motility factor receptor a isoform X2, coding for MPLWFLERFPWPSLQTYTALSAALLTGTVLSVCSSGSRPQSSPEEESSPPGLSSRDSRVLGGGGQELDSGFGDMAADVLMFLRTDSVLVWVVLNSACCVLLLVARLVQWVVFGPLRVSEKQQLKDKFWNFIFYKFIFVFGVLNVQTVDEVVMWWLWFSVLVFLHLLVQLCRDRFEYLSFSPATPLSSHARVLLLLVLLMLSCGALASLCARGRHAAGFMAAECMLVTVRTAHVMFRYSIHLWDVNQEGGWENKSSYVYYTDLLMELLLLGLDLLHHIHMLIFSNIWLSMASLVIFMQLRSLVQEVQKRIRRHHNYLRVLRNMETRFPVASADEVAAGNDDCAICWDVMSSARKLPCGHLFHSSCLRSWLEQDTSCPTCRMSLDIGEGGEVPVETREAVPDNMAAGAGGDTRPHLNQLNHFFHFDGSRIASWLPSFSVEVMATTNFLGIAPTTPSQINAMGQQIQEMFPHVPVQLILHDLEITGSLEVTTDNILEGRVQAAALPLVMVHPLIQVTPPPEDDESESLEDEEEEGEAAEREEDVEDEEKKELRFCPSAEERQQLLLQRKEELLQRARRKYSVHQSNDFVTRNIGSNTGNTGSSSSDPVNLQQAAATCDFSQ
- the amfra gene encoding autocrine motility factor receptor a isoform X4, whose translation is MPLWFLERFPWPSLQTYTALSAALLTGTVLSVCSSGSRPQSSPEEESSPPGLSSRDSRVLGGGGQELDSGFGDMAADVLMFLRTDSVLVWVVLNSACCVLLLVARLVQWVVFGPLRVSEKQQLKDKFWNFIFYKFIFVFGVLNVQTVDEVVMWWLWFSVLVFLHLLVQLCRDRFEYLSFSPATPLSSHARVLLLLVLLMLSCGALASLCARGRHAAGFMAAECMLVTVRTAHVMFRYSIHLWDVNQEGGWENKSSYVYYTDLLMELLLLGLDLLHHIHMLIFSNIWLSMASLVIFMQLRSLVQEVQKRIRRHHNYLRVLRNMETRFPVASADEVAAGNDDCAICWDVMSSARKLPCGHLFHSSCLRSWLEQDTSCPTCRMSLDIGEGGEVPVETREAVPDNMAAGAGGDTRPHLNQLNHFFHFDGSRIASWLPSFSVEVMATTNFLGIAPTTPSQINAMGQQIQEMFPHVPVLEVTTDNILEGRVQAAALPLVMVHPLIQVTPPPEDDESESLEDEEEEGEAAEREEDVEDEEKKELRFCPSAEERQQLLLQRKEELLQRARRKYSVHQSNDFVTRNIGSNTGNTGSSSSDPVNLQQAAATCDFSQ
- the amfra gene encoding autocrine motility factor receptor a isoform X3 — translated: MPLWFLERFPWPSLQTYTALSAALLTGTVLSVCSSGSRPQSSPEEESSPPGLSSRDSRVLGGGGQELDSGFGDMAADVLMFLRTDSVLVWVVLNSACCVLLLVARLVQWVVFGPLRVSEKQQLKDKFWNFIFYKFIFVFGVLNVQTVDEVVMWWLWFSVLVFLHLLVQLCRDRFEYLSFSPATPLSSHARVLLLLVLLMLSCGALASLCARGRHAAGFMAAECMLVTVRTAHVMFRYSIHLWDVNQEGGWENKSSYVYYTDLLMELLLLGLDLLHHIHMLIFSNIWLSMASLVIFMQLRSLVQEVQKRIRRHHNYLRVLRNMETRFPVASADEVAAGNDDCAICWDVMSSARKLPCGHLFHSSCLRSWLEQDTSCPTCRMSLDIGEGGEVPVETREAVPDNMAAGAGGDTRPHLNQLNHFFHFDGSRIASWLPSFSVEVMATTNFLGIAPTTPSQINAMGQQIQEMFPHVPVLEVTTDNILEGRVQAAALPLVMVHPLIQVTPPPEDDGGGSGESEQDDESESLEDEEEEGEAAEREEDVEDEEKKELRFCPSAEERQQLLLQRKEELLQRARRKYSVHQSNDFVTRNIGSNTGNTGSSSSDPVNLQQAAATCDFSQ